The Coffea arabica cultivar ET-39 chromosome 1e, Coffea Arabica ET-39 HiFi, whole genome shotgun sequence genome has a window encoding:
- the LOC140016111 gene encoding uncharacterized protein, protein MQLQELNDCFTKANAELLICMEGLVPDNDFSSFDKKKLIRFAELYPSEFSSVDLMALDNQFDTYILDMHSNNEFAELKGIASFAAELVKTKRDIVYPLVYLLIKLALTLPVALATMEMTFLAIKIVKNGLRNRMGDQWMNDCLITCIEKDILNKIDNELILQRFQKMSTRRGQL, encoded by the coding sequence ATGCAACTTCAGGAGTTGAATGATTGTTTTACAAAGGCAAATGCTGAATTGCTAATTTGTATGGAAGGGCTTGTTCCAGATAATGATTTCTCAtcttttgataagaaaaagttGATTCGCTTTGCGGAACTCTATCCATCTGAGTTTTCTTCAGTTGATCTAATGGCCCTTGACAATCAGTTTGATACTTATATCCTTGATATGCATTCTAACAATGAATTTGCAGAATTGAAAGGAATTGCAAGTTTTGCAGCAGAGTTAGTTAAGACTAAAAGGGATATTGTATATCCATTGGTCTATTTGCTAATAAAATTAGCACTTACTTTGCCTGTTGCACTAGCAACTATGGAGATGACCTTTCTAGCAATAAAGATTGTTAAAAATGGGTTGCGGAATCGTATGGGAGATCAATGGATGAATGATTGTTTGATTACTTGCATTGAAAAAGATATACTCAACAAAATTGACAATGAGTTGATTTTGCAACGTTTTCAGAAAATGAGTACTCGTAGAGGACAATTATAA